A single window of Streptococcus cristatus ATCC 51100 DNA harbors:
- a CDS encoding DUF262 domain-containing protein, whose amino-acid sequence MVNFDEKAKLLEQQISDERQKLSADRMDISFGEIMNLYEQSELIIRPEYQRLFRWTNTQKTLLIESILMGIPIPPIFVAEDEDGIWELVDGLQRVSTIISFFGKLKSDLVQKHEVSDVVEDLVSNSNNWELEAGDIIKDLEGFDANTLPQKYKLNIKRAVCRVEILRGESNTSLKYELFKRLNSGGTKLTPQEIRNAVYRGINPILNELITELSQNSSFKDLTNLSETKIRELYDQELILRFVAFYQNVSNINLSTQSFLDKFMEETTSTGNLDSEMYKRVFNSTIALLTEIGDNTIFRNEQNLFVPAVFEGVMIGTSENLAYYTNHKDELREKIRQLRVDDEFKRLSGSASNSRSRIKKRLQRAQEIFSYGN is encoded by the coding sequence ATGGTTAATTTTGATGAAAAAGCCAAATTATTAGAGCAACAAATTTCAGATGAAAGACAGAAGCTTTCAGCAGATAGAATGGATATCTCTTTTGGGGAGATTATGAACCTTTATGAGCAGTCTGAATTGATTATTAGACCAGAGTATCAACGGTTATTTAGGTGGACTAACACACAGAAAACCTTATTAATAGAATCCATTCTAATGGGAATACCGATTCCTCCTATATTTGTTGCTGAAGATGAAGATGGAATATGGGAGTTGGTAGATGGACTTCAGAGAGTCTCAACAATAATAAGTTTTTTTGGTAAGTTAAAGTCGGATTTAGTACAAAAACATGAAGTATCAGATGTTGTAGAGGATTTGGTTTCCAATTCAAATAATTGGGAGCTAGAAGCGGGAGATATCATTAAGGATTTAGAGGGGTTTGATGCTAACACGTTACCTCAAAAATATAAACTTAATATTAAGCGAGCTGTTTGTCGTGTTGAAATTTTGAGAGGCGAAAGCAATACATCGTTAAAGTATGAATTATTTAAGAGACTTAACTCAGGTGGGACAAAGTTAACTCCTCAGGAAATTAGGAATGCTGTATATAGAGGAATTAATCCGATTTTAAACGAATTAATAACAGAGTTAAGTCAGAACAGTAGCTTTAAAGATTTGACCAATTTAAGTGAAACAAAAATTCGAGAATTATATGATCAGGAATTAATTTTACGTTTTGTGGCATTTTATCAAAATGTTTCAAACATCAATCTGAGCACACAAAGTTTTTTGGATAAATTTATGGAGGAAACTACTAGTACAGGTAATCTTGATAGCGAAATGTATAAGAGGGTTTTTAATTCAACGATAGCGTTATTAACGGAGATAGGAGACAATACTATCTTTAGAAATGAACAGAATCTTTTTGTGCCGGCTGTGTTTGAAGGTGTTATGATTGGAACATCTGAAAACTTAGCTTATTACACAAATCATAAAGACGAATTACGAGAGAAAATTCGTCAATTACGAGTAGATGACGAGTTTAAACGTCTATCTGGGTCAGCATCAAATAGTAGGAGTAGGATCAAGAAGCGTTTACAACGAGCTCAAGAGATTTTTAGTTATGGAAATTGA
- the purK gene encoding 5-(carboxyamino)imidazole ribonucleotide synthase produces the protein MSSSKTIGIIGGGQLGQMMAISAIYMGHKVIALDPAADCPASRVAEIIVAPYNDVDALRQLAERCDVLTYEFENVDADGLDAVIKDSQLPQGTDLLRVSQNRIFEKDFLSNKAQVTVAPYKVVTSSQDLADIDLSKNYVLKTATGGYDGHGQKVIRSEADLEEAYTLADSADCVLEKFVNFDIEISVIVSGNGKDVTVFPVQENIHRNNILSKTIVPARISESLAEKAKAMAVRIAEQLKLSGTLCVEMFATADDIIVNEIAPRPHNSGHYSIEACDFSQFDTHILGVLGAPLPAIKLHAPAVMLNVLGQHVEVAEKYVTENPSAHLHMYGKIEAKHNRKMGHVTLFSDVPDEVEEFGEGIDF, from the coding sequence ATGAGCTCATCTAAAACAATCGGAATCATCGGTGGCGGTCAGCTGGGTCAGATGATGGCCATTTCTGCTATCTACATGGGACACAAGGTCATAGCGCTGGATCCTGCGGCGGACTGCCCAGCCTCTCGTGTGGCAGAAATCATCGTAGCTCCTTATAATGATGTGGACGCCCTCCGTCAGCTGGCCGAGCGTTGCGATGTCCTGACCTATGAGTTTGAAAATGTCGATGCTGACGGTTTGGATGCTGTTATTAAGGATAGTCAGCTCCCTCAAGGGACAGATCTGCTCCGAGTTTCTCAAAATCGTATCTTTGAAAAGGACTTCCTCTCAAACAAGGCCCAAGTCACCGTAGCACCCTACAAAGTCGTGACTTCTAGCCAAGACTTGGCGGATATTGACCTATCGAAAAACTATGTCCTCAAGACTGCTACAGGCGGTTACGATGGACATGGGCAAAAGGTCATTCGCTCAGAAGCAGACTTGGAAGAGGCCTATACACTAGCTGACTCAGCAGACTGCGTTTTGGAAAAATTTGTCAACTTTGACATTGAAATTTCTGTCATTGTATCAGGGAATGGCAAGGATGTGACGGTTTTCCCAGTTCAGGAAAATATCCACCGTAACAACATCCTCTCTAAAACCATTGTGCCTGCTCGCATTTCAGAAAGTCTAGCAGAAAAGGCCAAGGCAATGGCAGTGCGAATCGCAGAACAGCTCAAGCTGTCTGGAACCCTTTGTGTGGAGATGTTTGCGACGGCTGATGACATTATTGTCAACGAAATTGCGCCACGTCCACACAACTCAGGCCACTACTCAATCGAAGCCTGCGACTTCTCCCAGTTTGATACCCATATTCTTGGTGTTCTTGGAGCACCATTACCAGCTATCAAACTGCATGCGCCTGCTGTTATGCTCAACGTCCTCGGCCAGCATGTCGAAGTCGCTGAGAAATATGTCACAGAAAATCCAAGCGCCCACCTCCACATGTATGGTAAAATAGAAGCGAAGCACAACCGCAAGATGGGACATGTGACTTTGTTTAGTGATGTGCCAGATGAGGTAGAGGAGTTTGGGGAAGGGATTGATTTTTAG
- the purE gene encoding 5-(carboxyamino)imidazole ribonucleotide mutase, whose amino-acid sequence MKPIISIIMGSKSDWATMQKTAEVLDRFGVAYEKKVVSAHRTPDLMFQHAEEARSRGIKVIIAGAGGAAHLPGMVAAKTTLPVIGVPVKSRALSGLDSLYSIVQMPGGVPVATMAIGEAGATNAALTALRILAIEDQDLATALADFAEEQGKIAEESTNELI is encoded by the coding sequence ATGAAACCAATTATTTCCATCATCATGGGTTCCAAATCCGACTGGGCCACCATGCAAAAAACTGCCGAAGTGCTAGATCGCTTTGGTGTAGCCTATGAAAAGAAAGTCGTCTCTGCTCATCGCACGCCTGACCTCATGTTTCAGCATGCCGAAGAAGCCCGCAGTCGTGGCATAAAGGTCATCATTGCAGGTGCTGGTGGTGCCGCCCATTTGCCAGGAATGGTAGCAGCTAAAACCACTCTGCCTGTTATCGGCGTACCTGTCAAATCACGGGCGCTCAGCGGTCTGGACTCGCTTTATTCGATTGTTCAGATGCCGGGTGGTGTACCTGTGGCAACTATGGCCATTGGGGAAGCAGGAGCGACCAATGCTGCCCTAACTGCCCTTCGGATCTTGGCCATTGAAGACCAAGACCTAGCAACAGCGCTAGCGGATTTTGCAGAAGAACAAGGAAAAATCGCAGAGGAGTCTACGAATGAGCTCATCTAA
- the purD gene encoding phosphoribosylamine--glycine ligase produces the protein MKLLVVGSGGREHAIAKKLLESQDVEQVFVAPGNDGMTLDGLELVNISISEHSKLIEFAKTNDIAWTFIGPDDALAAGIVDDFNQAGLKAFGPTKAAAELEWSKDFAKEIMVKYGVPTAAYGTFSDFEEAKAYIEEKGAPIVVKADGLALGKGVVVAETVEQAVEAAHEMLLDNKFGDSGARVVIEEFLDGEEFSLFAFVNGDKFYIMPTAQDHKRAYDGDKGPNTGGMGAYAPVPHLSQSVVDTAVDTIIKPVLEGMIQEGRPYLGVLYAGLILTADGPKVIEFNARSGDPETQIILPRLTSDFAQNITDILDGKEPNITWTDKGVTLGVVVASEGYPLDYEKGVKLPAKTDGDIITYYAGAKFSENSRALLSNGGRVYMLVTTADTVSAAQEKIYDQLKKQDTTGLFYRTDIGSKAIK, from the coding sequence ATGAAGCTTTTAGTTGTTGGTTCGGGTGGTCGTGAGCATGCGATTGCCAAGAAGTTGTTGGAGTCTCAGGATGTGGAGCAGGTCTTTGTAGCTCCTGGAAATGACGGGATGACTTTGGATGGGTTGGAATTGGTGAATATCTCTATTTCCGAACATTCTAAGTTGATTGAATTTGCAAAGACCAACGATATCGCTTGGACCTTTATCGGTCCGGATGATGCCCTGGCAGCTGGGATTGTAGATGATTTTAACCAAGCTGGGCTCAAGGCTTTTGGTCCGACCAAGGCTGCGGCTGAGCTGGAATGGTCCAAGGATTTTGCCAAGGAAATCATGGTCAAATACGGCGTTCCGACAGCAGCCTATGGCACATTTTCAGATTTCGAGGAGGCCAAGGCCTATATTGAGGAGAAAGGCGCTCCTATCGTCGTCAAGGCGGATGGCTTGGCGCTCGGGAAGGGTGTCGTCGTTGCTGAGACGGTGGAGCAAGCAGTCGAAGCCGCTCACGAGATGCTCTTGGACAATAAATTCGGTGACAGTGGTGCGCGTGTGGTTATCGAAGAGTTCCTAGACGGGGAGGAATTTTCTCTCTTTGCCTTTGTCAATGGCGATAAGTTTTACATCATGCCGACGGCTCAGGACCACAAGAGGGCCTATGATGGCGACAAGGGTCCTAATACTGGTGGGATGGGTGCCTATGCGCCAGTCCCTCACTTGTCACAGAGTGTGGTTGACACAGCGGTTGACACTATTATCAAGCCAGTCCTTGAGGGCATGATCCAGGAAGGTCGCCCGTATCTTGGTGTTCTTTATGCAGGGCTTATCTTGACAGCAGACGGGCCTAAGGTCATTGAGTTCAACGCTCGCTCTGGAGATCCTGAAACTCAGATTATCCTGCCCCGCCTGACTTCTGACTTTGCACAAAATATCACTGATATTCTCGATGGTAAGGAGCCGAACATCACTTGGACCGACAAGGGCGTGACTCTGGGTGTGGTTGTCGCATCAGAAGGCTACCCGCTAGACTATGAAAAAGGTGTCAAGTTGCCAGCTAAGACAGATGGCGATATCATCACCTACTATGCTGGGGCTAAGTTTTCGGAAAATAGCAGAGCACTGCTATCAAATGGCGGACGAGTGTATATGCTGGTCACCACAGCAGATACCGTCTCAGCTGCGCAGGAAAAAATCTACGACCAACTAAAAAAACAAGACACTACAGGCCTCTTCTACCGAACAGATATCGGAAGCAAGGCAATTAAGTAA